In the Haloactinospora alba genome, TGATGCCCTCCTCCTGCGACAGCCGCTGCACCTCGCGCAGCATCTGGATGTCGCGCAGCGAGTACCGGCGGCCGCGTCCGGGAGCCCGGCCCGGACGCACCAGGCCCATCCGGTCGTACTGGCGCAGTGTTTGCGGGTGTAGTCCGGACAGTTCGGCGGCGACAGAGATCACGTACACCGGGATGTCGTCACCGAACGCGGGGTTGGTCATCGCCCTCACATCCCCTTCGCCCGCGCTTCGAGGCCGTTGCGCGGGTCGTGGTCGGAGGTCGCGGCACTGAACTTCTCCAGCGCCTCCCTGGCCTCGTTGTTGAGATTCTGCGGCACTGTCACCTCGATGGTGACGAGCATGTCACCCTTGGTGCCGTCCCGGCGCGTCACCCCCTTGCCGCGCACCCGCAGGGTGCGCCCGTTGGGGGTGCCCGCGGGCACCTTGACCGTCACCGGGAGCCCGTTGAGGGTGGGCACCCGAACCTCGGCACCGAGGGCCGCCTCCGGGAAGGTCACCGGGACGGTGATCGTCAGGTTGTCGCCGGTCTTGCCGAACACCGGATGCGACTCCACATGCACCACCACATACAGATCTCCGGCCGGTCCCCCCCGTTCGCCCGGCGCGCCTTTTCCTTTGATCCGGATCCGCTGGCCGTCGGAGACGCCAGCCGGGATCCGTGTCTGCACCCGGCGGGTGCTCCTGCCGCGCCCGCTGCCGTTGCAGGTGGGGCACGGGTCGTCCACAACGAGACCGCGCCCCTTGCACTCGCTGCACGGTTCGGACAGCGAGAACCCGCCGAGGTTCGTGCTCTCGTGGCCGGTACCGGAGCACTTGGGGCACATGCGGGGTCCGGACGAGCCGGCCCGCGCGCCGGTGCCCTTGCACGTGGCACAGGCGGCGTCACTACTCAGCGAGAACGAGCGGGTGACCCCCTGGGCCGCCTCGCTGAACGTCAGGGTGGTCTCGGTCTCCACGTCGGCGCCGCGCCGCGCCTGGGTGGTGGTACGGCCGCCGCGGCCGCCGAACAGTCCACCGAACAGGTCGCTCAGCCGTTCCCCGCCGCCGGTACCGGTGCCGGTGGTGGGGCCGTGCCCGAAGAGGTCGCCGAGATCGAACCCGCCCGCTCCGGTTCCGCCGCCGGGCCGGTAGGCACCACCGAAGGAGGAGCGCGCCTCGTCGTACTCCTTGCGCTTTTCCTCGTCGGAGAGCACGTTGTAGGCCTCGGAGATCTCCTTGAACCGCTCCTCGGCCTTGGGGTCGCCCGTGTTGGCGTCGGGGTGGTATTCGCGTGCGAGCTTACGGTAGGACTGCTTGATCTCCTCCTGCGACGCCGACTTGGAGACGCCGAGGGTCTTGTAGTAGTCCTTCTCCAGGTAGTCCTTCGTGCTCATCGACGCTTGCCTTCTCCCGCTTCGCGCTCATGGTTCCTCCGGCCTCGGGGCGGCCGAGAGGTCCGCCCCGAGGGAATCCCCCGGGGCGGACGCTGTCACTCCTGCTGCTCGCTCTCGTTCCCCGCCTTCGGCGGTGCCTCGGCGGAGTCGGCTTCCTGAGCGGGAGCTTCCTCCTGGTCCGTTCCGGACCCCTCAGGGGTGTCCTCCCCAGGGCCGGCCACCACTACGCGGGCTGGACGCAACACCCGTTCACCGATGAGGTACCCGGGCTGGAACACCTCGACCACCGTCGGGACGGTGACGTCGGCCGACGGAACCATGGTCAGCGCCTCGTGCACGTTGGGGTCGAACTCGTCGCCCTGCTCGGCGTACTTCTTCAGCCCCAGCTTGGTGACGAGGGACTCCAGCGACTCACCGACCGACTTGAACCCGCCGGTGAGCTCGTCGTACTCCCGGGCCCGGCCGATGTCGTCCAGGATGGGGAGCAGGTCGCCCACCACCTGGGCCAGCGCCTGCTCCTTCAGGGACTCCCGTTCCCGTTCCACCCGCTTGCGGTAGTTGGCGTACTCGGCCTGCAACCGCTTGAGGTCGTTCGTCCGGTCGGTGAGCTGCTGCTGCAGCTCGGCGACCTCCGCGTCGGCGGTGCTGGTGACCACCTCAGCCTCCAGCGGCTGCTCTTGTTCCTCGACCGGCTCGTCGGCGGTCTCGCCGCCCTCCGTCTCGCGCAGTTCACCGGTCTCCGGGTCGACGCGCCGCTTGTCGCGGACCACCGGCCCCTCCGGTTCCTCGCCGTTGTCGTTTTCCGGCGACGACATTAGCTACGCCTCCTTGTTTCCGCGCCGTGCGAGTTAGGCGTTGCCGTCCCGCTTGGTGTTCTCCTCGTCGACGACCTCGGCGTCCACGACGTCCTCGCCGCCCTGGTCGCTCCCGGCGGCCGCGGCCTCGGCGCCCTCGGCGCCGCCCTCCTGGCCCTGGCCGTAGATGGAGGAGCCGATCTTCTGGCTGGCCAGCGCGACCTTCTCGCTCGCGGAGCGGATCGTGTCGATGTCGGAGCCCTCCAGCGCCTGCTTCAGCTCGCTGACGGCGCTCTCGGTCTCGGACTTCACGTCCTCGGGGATCTGCTCCTCGTTGTCCTTGATGACCTTCTCGGTCTGGTGGACGAGGGACTCGGCGTTGTTGCGGACCTCGGC is a window encoding:
- the dnaJ gene encoding molecular chaperone DnaJ encodes the protein MSTKDYLEKDYYKTLGVSKSASQEEIKQSYRKLAREYHPDANTGDPKAEERFKEISEAYNVLSDEEKRKEYDEARSSFGGAYRPGGGTGAGGFDLGDLFGHGPTTGTGTGGGERLSDLFGGLFGGRGGRTTTQARRGADVETETTLTFSEAAQGVTRSFSLSSDAACATCKGTGARAGSSGPRMCPKCSGTGHESTNLGGFSLSEPCSECKGRGLVVDDPCPTCNGSGRGRSTRRVQTRIPAGVSDGQRIRIKGKGAPGERGGPAGDLYVVVHVESHPVFGKTGDNLTITVPVTFPEAALGAEVRVPTLNGLPVTVKVPAGTPNGRTLRVRGKGVTRRDGTKGDMLVTIEVTVPQNLNNEAREALEKFSAATSDHDPRNGLEARAKGM
- a CDS encoding nucleotide exchange factor GrpE, which codes for MSSPENDNGEEPEGPVVRDKRRVDPETGELRETEGGETADEPVEEQEQPLEAEVVTSTADAEVAELQQQLTDRTNDLKRLQAEYANYRKRVERERESLKEQALAQVVGDLLPILDDIGRAREYDELTGGFKSVGESLESLVTKLGLKKYAEQGDEFDPNVHEALTMVPSADVTVPTVVEVFQPGYLIGERVLRPARVVVAGPGEDTPEGSGTDQEEAPAQEADSAEAPPKAGNESEQQE